A window of Paenibacillus polygoni contains these coding sequences:
- a CDS encoding DUF294 nucleotidyltransferase-like domain-containing protein encodes MDNLEDVDSAFTLKQARMKRQEELQKEIDQINILEWYQHVNDLHDAIAKKAIELTEKEMREEGYGLAPVPYAFVVFGSSGRREATLWSDQDNGLIISDEEHPDKERFFKEFGIRLSNMLESAGYAKCEGKVMCSETLWARTLSSWREQLSEWSSDLQWEPVRYYIIAADMRHVAGDLTLSHQFQEYFSFLFESTPDLAAAVLRNTVRHKATLNILGQVVKERFGEHAGGFDVKYGMYIPLVNSGRYFSLQHSLKETNTLQRLTKLSTLEAAPSSLIEPCEKAFLITLHLRRSAQMKEDHGVLSSSGYIDQDQLRDKDTLYKLRIGLSAVKKIHRNLQRQLRFVERGRL; translated from the coding sequence ATGGATAACCTGGAAGATGTGGATTCCGCCTTTACACTCAAGCAAGCTCGCATGAAGAGACAAGAGGAGTTACAAAAGGAAATAGATCAGATAAATATTCTGGAATGGTATCAACACGTTAATGATTTGCATGATGCCATTGCCAAAAAAGCGATCGAGCTTACAGAAAAAGAAATGCGTGAAGAGGGTTATGGCCTGGCACCCGTTCCTTATGCTTTCGTTGTATTTGGCAGTTCTGGAAGAAGGGAAGCTACGCTGTGGAGTGATCAGGATAACGGACTTATTATTAGTGATGAAGAGCATCCAGACAAAGAACGTTTTTTCAAAGAGTTTGGTATAAGACTAAGTAATATGCTGGAGTCAGCAGGTTATGCGAAATGTGAAGGAAAAGTAATGTGTTCTGAAACGTTATGGGCGAGAACGCTCTCTTCCTGGAGGGAGCAGCTCAGTGAATGGTCGAGTGACTTACAATGGGAACCGGTACGCTACTATATTATTGCTGCTGATATGCGGCATGTTGCGGGAGATCTCACGCTATCTCATCAGTTTCAGGAATATTTCTCTTTCCTGTTTGAATCCACACCTGATTTAGCTGCGGCTGTATTACGTAACACGGTAAGGCATAAGGCTACTTTAAATATCCTTGGCCAAGTTGTGAAGGAACGTTTTGGGGAGCATGCTGGAGGATTTGATGTGAAATACGGTATGTATATTCCGCTTGTGAACAGCGGACGCTATTTTTCTTTACAGCACAGTCTGAAAGAGACAAATACACTTCAGCGCTTAACGAAACTTTCGACTCTCGAAGCAGCCCCGTCCAGCCTTATTGAACCTTGTGAAAAAGCATTCTTGATTACACTGCATTTAAGAAGAAGCGCTCAGATGAAGGAAGATCATGGTGTGCTATCAAGCAGCGGATATATTGACCAAGATCAGTTAAGAGATAAAGACACGTTATATAAACTGAGAATAGGACTGTCTGCTGTGAAGAAAATTCACCGGAATCTGCAAAGACAACTTCGGTTTGTCGAGAGGGGCCGTCTATGA
- a CDS encoding exonuclease domain-containing protein has product MKEPSRGNNGFWNSFRQGGVPSAIASMMGTPTAQHMAFLRSLMRENRRPETLRTPLHELDAVVFDLETTGFAPQHGDEILSFGAVRVIGGKVVEEEQFYTLVKTKNRIPEHIAELTGITTEMSQDAPQLLNGLHDFMSFVGGRVLIAHASAHDKSFLNAALWKTSKVRLSHRVIDTMMLARWLEPQRSGYGLDELLQSRNIEIKGRHHALEDAMMTARLWGAYLDDISKMNVVTLSDLYHHLSHE; this is encoded by the coding sequence ATGAAAGAGCCAAGCAGGGGAAATAACGGTTTTTGGAACTCGTTTAGACAAGGCGGAGTACCGTCTGCAATCGCTTCTATGATGGGGACTCCTACGGCACAGCACATGGCTTTTTTACGATCTCTCATGAGAGAAAATCGGCGGCCGGAGACCTTGCGGACACCGCTTCATGAACTGGACGCTGTTGTATTTGATTTAGAGACGACAGGTTTTGCGCCCCAGCATGGAGATGAAATTTTGTCTTTTGGTGCTGTGCGGGTTATCGGGGGGAAAGTAGTAGAAGAGGAACAGTTTTATACTCTTGTTAAAACGAAGAACCGTATTCCGGAGCACATTGCTGAGCTTACTGGAATCACAACGGAAATGTCCCAAGATGCTCCTCAGCTGTTGAATGGACTGCATGATTTTATGTCTTTTGTAGGGGGGCGGGTTCTTATAGCCCATGCGAGTGCACATGACAAATCTTTTCTGAATGCTGCCTTATGGAAAACCTCAAAAGTGAGACTAAGCCACCGCGTCATTGATACCATGATGCTGGCGAGATGGCTTGAACCGCAGCGATCTGGTTATGGACTTGATGAACTCCTTCAATCAAGAAATATTGAAATTAAGGGGAGACACCATGCGTTAGAAGATGCGATGATGACAGCCCGTTTATGGGGAGCTTATCTCGATGATATTTCAAAAATGAATGTGGTAACCTTATCTGATCTTTATCATCATCTAAGTCACGAATAG
- a CDS encoding Mov34/MPN/PAD-1 family protein, which produces MIIRMTAAMNEQIKNQFHTSTPFEGCGLLLGTSSIDDSVDIHSIIPVKNVAAKPNHHFELEPEVWVHHLLTSPDLVGLYHTHPISVPLPSAEDLQDLQSYGQLMKVYLIAGIDPNEQRLEVKAYEVVKQEHGYSLRHAALFVT; this is translated from the coding sequence ATGATCATCCGAATGACGGCTGCAATGAACGAACAAATAAAAAACCAATTCCATACATCCACGCCTTTTGAAGGATGCGGTTTACTGCTAGGAACTTCGTCCATTGACGATTCTGTTGACATCCATTCCATAATACCTGTCAAAAACGTGGCAGCAAAGCCCAATCATCACTTTGAGCTTGAACCTGAAGTATGGGTCCATCATCTGCTGACATCTCCTGACTTAGTAGGTCTATATCATACGCATCCTATTTCCGTTCCGCTTCCCTCAGCTGAGGATCTTCAGGACTTGCAGTCATACGGACAATTGATGAAAGTCTATCTTATTGCAGGAATCGATCCCAACGAGCAGCGATTAGAAGTTAAAGCTTACGAGGTAGTAAAGCAAGAACATGGATACAGCCTTAGGCATGCCGCACTATTCGTGACTTAG
- a CDS encoding TlpA family protein disulfide reductase, translating to MKRNLYIWAGILLLIGFAFWQTSNKEGGVSIQNVFQPDKPLPTETGAKAGLLAPPFELKGLENKEETYRVGGTREKALLLNFWASWCDPCKMEAASLNLLAKNYKDKLDVYGVNVTKYDTEKDAKQFVDTFKLQFPILTDEDGAVYDLYKGMAFPTNVLIDKNGVIQEIILGILTEEELEKKVEALVKK from the coding sequence ATGAAACGTAACTTGTATATATGGGCTGGAATTCTACTGCTGATCGGTTTTGCGTTTTGGCAAACAAGTAATAAAGAAGGGGGGGTGTCCATTCAAAATGTATTCCAACCGGACAAACCTCTTCCTACAGAAACGGGGGCGAAAGCAGGACTGCTTGCTCCACCTTTTGAGTTAAAGGGACTAGAGAATAAAGAAGAAACTTATAGAGTAGGCGGGACAAGAGAAAAAGCACTCCTGCTTAATTTTTGGGCATCATGGTGTGATCCTTGTAAGATGGAAGCTGCCTCGTTAAATTTGCTTGCGAAAAACTACAAAGATAAGCTTGATGTATACGGAGTTAATGTAACGAAATATGATACGGAAAAAGACGCCAAACAATTTGTTGACACATTTAAACTTCAATTTCCAATCCTAACGGATGAAGATGGAGCAGTTTATGATTTATATAAAGGAATGGCATTTCCAACGAACGTTCTGATTGATAAAAACGGCGTGATTCAAGAGATTATTCTGGGCATTCTGACAGAAGAAGAACTAGAGAAGAAAGTTGAGGCGCTTGTGAAAAAATAA
- a CDS encoding IS3 family transposase (programmed frameshift), whose product MSAKKGQTFNRYSEETKKEAVRLRVEEGWTYSRIMEKFGIKSESQIITWVRKCQNGEGFEDYRGRWAKKHFSSAEEENAYLKAQVEYPKKAKSKLARGGKLDFEARCQSIREISKVAPVVWLCRIAEISRAGYYKWKKNLVHREKRANRDADLKAHILSIHRIRPYFGYKRMRTALGKEGFVVNHKKVRRLMRELQIRSVIRKKRPFCGRKPSALFPNVLNREFSATAPVQKLVTDITYVRIGHEFAYLSAVMDLYNNEIVAWELSERNDLKLVMDTVQQLKDGPSLLHSDQGFQYTSKSYAKLLEEKQLTGSHSRRGNCYDNACIESFFSHLKTEKLYLEKPNNLEQARSQITEYISFYNKERFQNKLGDLSPIEFREKVAA is encoded by the exons ATGTCAGCGAAGAAAGGTCAAACTTTTAATCGATATAGTGAAGAAACGAAGAAAGAGGCTGTCCGTTTGCGAGTAGAAGAAGGGTGGACGTACAGTCGAATCATGGAGAAGTTTGGAATCAAAAGTGAGAGCCAGATTATCACATGGGTTCGTAAATGCCAAAATGGTGAGGGGTTTGAGGATTACCGGGGACGTTGGGCGAAGAAGCATTTTAGTAGTGCGGAAGAAGAAAATGCATATCTGAAAGCGCAGGTAGAATATC CTAAAAAAGCTAAATCCAAACTTGCACGGGGAGGGAAGCTGGATTTCGAAGCCCGGTGCCAGTCCATTCGAGAAATAAGCAAAGTGGCTCCCGTAGTTTGGCTATGTAGAATCGCTGAAATATCACGTGCAGGCTACTATAAATGGAAGAAGAATTTAGTTCATCGAGAGAAACGAGCAAATCGTGATGCAGATCTAAAGGCACACATCTTGAGCATTCATCGAATTCGTCCGTATTTCGGTTACAAGCGAATGCGTACTGCTTTAGGAAAAGAAGGCTTCGTTGTGAATCACAAGAAGGTCCGTCGCTTAATGAGAGAACTTCAGATTCGTTCTGTTATTCGCAAGAAACGTCCGTTTTGTGGCCGCAAACCATCGGCCTTGTTCCCTAATGTCTTAAATCGGGAATTCTCTGCGACTGCTCCTGTGCAGAAGCTTGTGACAGATATTACATATGTCCGGATTGGGCATGAATTTGCTTATCTCTCGGCTGTAATGGATTTATATAACAACGAAATAGTAGCCTGGGAACTCTCCGAGCGCAATGACCTAAAACTCGTTATGGACACTGTGCAGCAACTAAAAGATGGACCCTCTTTGCTCCATTCGGACCAAGGGTTTCAGTATACCTCGAAAAGCTATGCTAAGTTGCTTGAAGAGAAGCAGTTGACAGGGAGTCATTCCCGACGTGGAAACTGCTATGACAATGCTTGTATCGAGTCGTTCTTTTCCCACTTAAAGACGGAAAAGCTGTATTTGGAAAAGCCTAATAATCTGGAACAAGCAAGAAGCCAAATTACGGAGTATATTTCATTTTACAATAAGGAACGTTTCCAAAACAAACTCGGCGACCTCTCCCCAATCGAATTCCGGGAAAAAGTCGCCGCGTAA
- the cimA gene encoding citramalate synthase: MSKSISIFDTTLRDGTQGEGISLSVDDKLHIARKLDFLGVQYIEGGIPGSNTKDIEFFKRVQKLGLSAKIVAFGSTRRKGSVASEDANLNRIIESGADAATLVGKSWDFHVHTALQTTLEENLEMIYDSIRYLKQSGLEVIFDAEHFFDGYKNNAEYAVSVMKKAYEAGADWLVMCDTNGGTMPHEVHEVVSSLTEQLPHANFGIHTHNDCELAVANALAAINSGARQVQGTINGYGERCGNANLCSVIPNLQLKFGYECVEEEKLAQLTNVARYISEIANVNMPVNQPYVGNAAFAHKGGIHVSAIMRDSRTYEHIVPEQVGNKQRILVSELAGQSNIVSKAKDMGIEFDPTSEQTKNVINKIKDLEHQGYQFEGADASLELLIREANGEMQELFTFESFKMLVEKNVGKPVVSEAFVKINVGGRSHYTAAEGNGPLNALDNALRKALITYYPSLKNMHLSDYKVRVLDDKDTTAAKVRVLIESKNFTDSWNTVGVSENIIEASWEALVHSFRYALLEEDPSEFIEPDALPHQGLVNH, from the coding sequence ATGTCTAAGTCCATCTCTATCTTTGATACTACACTTCGCGATGGCACACAAGGTGAAGGAATCAGTTTATCTGTAGACGACAAATTACATATTGCGAGGAAGCTTGATTTCCTTGGAGTACAGTATATTGAAGGCGGCATTCCAGGCAGTAACACGAAAGACATTGAATTCTTCAAACGAGTTCAGAAGCTCGGACTTTCTGCAAAAATCGTAGCCTTTGGCAGTACACGCCGTAAGGGCAGTGTTGCTTCTGAAGATGCGAATCTAAATCGTATTATTGAATCAGGTGCAGATGCAGCTACGCTCGTGGGCAAGTCTTGGGATTTTCATGTGCATACTGCACTCCAAACGACACTGGAAGAGAACTTAGAAATGATTTATGACTCCATCCGTTACCTGAAACAAAGCGGACTAGAGGTCATTTTTGATGCAGAACATTTTTTTGACGGCTATAAAAATAATGCGGAGTACGCCGTTTCTGTCATGAAAAAAGCATATGAAGCCGGCGCTGACTGGCTTGTAATGTGTGATACGAACGGGGGAACGATGCCGCATGAAGTCCATGAGGTGGTCTCGTCCCTGACAGAGCAACTGCCACATGCAAACTTTGGCATCCATACCCACAATGACTGTGAGCTGGCTGTAGCCAATGCACTGGCAGCCATCAATAGCGGGGCAAGACAAGTTCAAGGGACAATCAATGGCTACGGGGAACGTTGTGGTAATGCAAATCTGTGCTCCGTCATTCCTAATTTACAGCTTAAATTCGGTTATGAATGCGTTGAAGAAGAAAAACTGGCACAGTTAACCAATGTAGCTAGATATATCAGTGAGATTGCCAATGTCAATATGCCGGTAAATCAGCCGTATGTAGGTAACGCTGCTTTTGCACATAAAGGCGGCATTCACGTATCAGCCATCATGCGTGATTCTCGTACTTATGAACATATTGTTCCCGAACAAGTCGGTAACAAACAAAGAATACTCGTATCTGAGCTCGCAGGACAGAGCAACATTGTATCCAAGGCCAAAGACATGGGAATTGAATTTGATCCAACCAGTGAACAGACAAAGAACGTAATTAACAAAATTAAAGATCTCGAACATCAAGGCTATCAGTTTGAAGGAGCAGATGCTTCTCTTGAACTCCTCATTCGGGAAGCAAACGGTGAAATGCAAGAGCTGTTTACCTTTGAGTCTTTTAAGATGTTAGTTGAGAAAAACGTCGGCAAACCGGTTGTATCCGAAGCCTTTGTCAAGATCAACGTTGGCGGACGCAGTCACTATACTGCCGCAGAAGGTAACGGTCCGCTGAATGCACTGGATAATGCACTTCGTAAAGCACTCATTACTTATTATCCATCTTTAAAAAACATGCATTTATCCGACTATAAAGTTAGAGTCCTTGATGATAAAGATACGACAGCTGCCAAAGTTAGAGTTCTTATCGAATCCAAAAACTTCACCGATTCCTGGAACACCGTAGGGGTTTCTGAGAATATTATTGAAGCGAGCTGGGAAGCACTCGTACACAGTTTCCGGTATGCACTTCTTGAGGAAGATCCCTCTGAATTCATTGAACCGGATGCTTTACCGCACCAAGGATTAGTTAACCATTAA
- a CDS encoding DNA polymerase IV, whose product MENVKDYYPVKGRVILHVDMNAFYCSVHAAERPDLYAGKPTAVAGSSEKRKGVIVTCSYEARKLGISTGMVVNQGLRKCPELIVITPDFHLYRKYSKAFMKIAYEYTPELEATSIDECYLDITGSKQFGTPIQIAEEIQRRINEELGIPCSIGIAPNKLLAKMGSDMKKPNGITVLRLRDVEKILWSKPCAELFGIGQKTAEKLRKLNIMTIGQLAKADEQMLKDYFGVLGTWMKQAANGISHSPVLANREPNKSIGHTTTLPEDISNESDINRVLLNISDQVGRRLRRQGMMAGGIQLTIRTPDMRTITRSHALQAPTDFDKDIYKEAVNLFYRQFGAGKPIRLLGITLQNLIPKSESVVQLDLFDYQEQPKKESLIKVMDTLRDKFGENAVVTAGMLGDDPSTLIRNYKSRGTSLQKDNLSLPE is encoded by the coding sequence ATGGAGAACGTAAAGGATTATTATCCAGTGAAGGGCCGTGTCATTTTACATGTAGATATGAATGCTTTTTATTGCTCCGTTCATGCTGCGGAAAGGCCTGATCTATATGCAGGAAAACCAACCGCCGTTGCGGGCAGCAGTGAAAAGCGGAAAGGTGTTATCGTCACCTGTTCTTACGAAGCACGTAAACTAGGGATCAGTACAGGAATGGTCGTAAATCAGGGACTTCGAAAATGCCCTGAACTGATCGTTATTACACCGGACTTTCACCTATATCGTAAATACTCCAAGGCATTTATGAAGATCGCCTATGAATATACGCCAGAACTAGAGGCCACTTCTATTGATGAATGTTATCTAGACATTACAGGATCAAAACAATTCGGTACGCCGATCCAGATTGCAGAAGAAATTCAGAGAAGAATTAATGAAGAACTGGGGATTCCTTGTTCTATAGGGATTGCTCCTAATAAATTGCTGGCAAAAATGGGCTCAGATATGAAGAAGCCAAACGGGATTACCGTTCTTCGGTTGCGGGATGTTGAAAAAATTCTATGGAGTAAGCCGTGCGCGGAATTGTTTGGGATTGGACAAAAAACAGCAGAGAAACTGCGAAAACTTAACATTATGACCATTGGGCAGCTTGCGAAGGCAGATGAACAAATGTTAAAAGATTATTTTGGCGTGCTTGGAACATGGATGAAGCAAGCAGCAAATGGAATCAGTCATTCACCCGTACTCGCTAATCGTGAGCCGAATAAGTCAATCGGTCACACCACAACGCTACCTGAAGATATTTCGAATGAAAGCGACATTAACCGGGTACTGCTGAATATCAGTGACCAAGTGGGACGGCGTTTGAGAAGACAAGGGATGATGGCAGGCGGGATACAGCTTACCATTCGCACACCTGATATGAGAACCATTACTCGGTCCCATGCGCTGCAGGCACCTACTGACTTCGACAAGGATATTTATAAAGAGGCTGTAAACTTATTTTACCGGCAGTTTGGTGCAGGCAAACCGATTAGGCTGCTCGGGATTACGCTTCAAAATCTAATTCCGAAGAGTGAATCTGTAGTGCAGCTAGATCTATTCGATTATCAAGAACAGCCGAAAAAAGAGTCTCTTATTAAGGTAATGGACACATTAAGAGATAAATTTGGAGAAAATGCGGTGGTAACTGCAGGGATGCTTGGAGACGATCCATCGACGCTGATTCGTAACTATAAATCGCGTGGAACATCCTTACAAAAGGATAATCTTTCTCTCCCAGAATAG
- a CDS encoding ferredoxin, with translation MAKYTWVEKDTCIACGACGATAPDIYDYDDEGLAEVIYSGDANHGNVEIPEDLHEDMQDACDGCPTDSIKVADTPFNMEG, from the coding sequence ATGGCTAAGTATACTTGGGTAGAAAAAGATACATGTATCGCTTGCGGTGCTTGTGGTGCCACAGCACCTGATATTTACGATTACGATGATGAAGGTCTTGCAGAAGTGATTTATAGCGGGGATGCAAACCACGGTAACGTTGAAATCCCAGAAGATCTTCATGAAGATATGCAAGATGCTTGTGATGGATGCCCTACCGATTCCATTAAAGTTGCAGATACACCATTTAACATGGAAGGTTAA
- a CDS encoding quinone-dependent dihydroorotate dehydrogenase codes for MLYRNFGKPFFFAMDAEKAHHLVIGSLNKAGRIPGGVSLLRSMYRVRETADLATDLFGLHFPTPIGLAAGLDKNGEAVPGFSSIGFGFMEVGTVTPEPQPGNEQPRLFRLPQDEALINRMGFNNQGAAAMATVLSGIKERPIPVGINIGKNKITANEDAPLDYRKCIEKLYSHADFFVVNISSPNTPDLRSLQHGSELSDLLAAVMDQMKKESQKSGVKKPVLVKIAPDVTEVELKYMVDTISKSGVSGIIATNTTISREGLTHENAKETGGLSGKPLRDRSTEIISQIYRQTNGQLPIIGSGGIFTAKDAYDKIKAGASLVEIYTALIYEGPEINQRLHEGLRELLRKDGYRHISEAVGADHR; via the coding sequence TTGCTGTATCGTAATTTCGGAAAACCTTTTTTCTTCGCAATGGACGCTGAAAAAGCACACCATCTTGTAATAGGCAGTCTAAACAAAGCAGGCCGAATACCAGGAGGAGTGAGTTTGCTTCGCTCCATGTATCGTGTACGTGAAACAGCGGATCTAGCCACCGATTTATTCGGTCTCCATTTTCCAACGCCGATAGGTCTTGCTGCAGGACTGGATAAGAATGGGGAAGCTGTTCCTGGTTTTTCTTCCATTGGATTTGGATTCATGGAAGTGGGAACCGTAACTCCTGAACCACAACCAGGAAATGAACAGCCTAGACTGTTCAGACTCCCTCAAGATGAAGCTCTTATTAACCGAATGGGCTTTAATAACCAAGGTGCAGCAGCAATGGCAACGGTTTTATCTGGGATAAAAGAAAGACCCATACCGGTTGGCATTAATATTGGAAAAAACAAGATCACTGCGAATGAGGATGCTCCATTAGATTATCGCAAGTGTATCGAAAAGTTGTATTCGCATGCTGACTTTTTTGTTGTAAATATCAGTTCTCCAAATACACCGGATCTGCGCAGCTTGCAGCACGGAAGTGAACTTAGTGATTTGCTTGCTGCAGTTATGGATCAGATGAAGAAAGAATCTCAGAAATCAGGTGTAAAGAAGCCTGTTTTAGTTAAGATTGCACCGGATGTAACTGAGGTTGAACTAAAATATATGGTGGATACGATTTCAAAAAGCGGTGTTTCGGGTATCATAGCTACGAATACAACAATAAGCCGCGAAGGATTGACTCATGAGAATGCGAAAGAAACAGGTGGACTGAGCGGTAAGCCGCTTCGTGATCGTTCAACTGAAATCATCAGCCAGATTTACCGTCAAACGAATGGGCAGCTCCCTATTATCGGATCGGGAGGCATTTTTACAGCAAAAGATGCTTACGACAAAATTAAAGCGGGGGCAAGCTTGGTTGAGATTTATACCGCACTTATTTATGAAGGTCCTGAGATTAATCAACGTCTTCATGAAGGACTCAGAGAACTGCTTCGTAAGGATGGTTATCGTCACATTTCCGAAGCGGTCGGAGCAGACCATAGATAA
- a CDS encoding GTP pyrophosphokinase, with the protein MDGRDWGTFLLPYEQTVEELKVKFKTMRAELKKREEYAPIEFVTGRVKKISSILDKAKRLSVPMNEIETGIEDIAGIRIMCQFVEDIRRVAEYIRERKDLKVLYEKDYITNFKESGYRSFHMIVEYPVQTALGQKHVLAEIQIRTLAMNFWATIEHSLNYKFRDNLPDMVRERLKKTSEAAFILDNEMSAIRLEILEAQKTFEDESSIISKTLAIIHQLYFYHLVDEAIDAQEKFNTYWQAHDIEAIKHLSGEVKELLNNARKSSETDEF; encoded by the coding sequence ATGGACGGAAGAGACTGGGGGACATTTTTGCTTCCTTACGAACAGACCGTAGAGGAACTTAAGGTTAAGTTTAAAACAATGCGGGCGGAACTTAAAAAACGTGAAGAGTATGCACCTATCGAATTCGTAACCGGTCGCGTCAAGAAAATTTCAAGTATCTTGGATAAAGCCAAACGGCTTTCCGTGCCCATGAATGAAATTGAAACGGGGATCGAGGATATCGCAGGTATTCGGATCATGTGTCAATTTGTAGAGGATATCCGCAGAGTGGCCGAGTACATTCGGGAACGAAAAGACTTAAAAGTTCTTTATGAGAAGGACTACATTACCAATTTCAAGGAAAGCGGTTATCGTAGTTTCCATATGATTGTTGAATACCCTGTCCAGACAGCGCTTGGTCAAAAGCATGTACTTGCTGAGATCCAGATTCGAACCCTGGCGATGAATTTTTGGGCAACCATTGAGCATTCCTTGAACTACAAATTCAGAGACAACCTGCCTGACATGGTCAGAGAACGACTGAAGAAAACGTCTGAAGCCGCCTTTATCCTGGACAATGAGATGTCTGCAATACGGCTTGAGATTTTGGAAGCTCAAAAGACGTTTGAAGATGAGTCCAGTATCATTTCCAAGACACTTGCCATCATTCATCAGTTATACTTCTATCACCTTGTGGATGAGGCAATTGATGCCCAAGAGAAATTTAATACGTACTGGCAGGCACACGATATCGAGGCGATTAAGCATTTATCCGGAGAAGTTAAGGAGCTGCTTAATAACGCAAGAAAAAGCAGTGAAACTGATGAGTTCTAA